In a genomic window of Drosophila albomicans strain 15112-1751.03 chromosome 4, ASM965048v2, whole genome shotgun sequence:
- the LOC117573152 gene encoding zwei Ig domain protein zig-8, giving the protein MAALNAERKFLNGLKNMKSIILLILHFSCGLQHIIASSVLNINDLASMDRPFFDDISSRNISAVVDETAILRCRVKNKGNRTVSWMRKRDLHILTTNIYTYTGDQRFSVIHPSNSDDWDLKIEYAQARDSGIYECQVNTEPKINLAIILEITAEKELRERSSGKVYFDSKARAKILGSTEIHVKRDSTIALACSVNIHASSVLWYHGSAIVDFDSLRGGISLETEKTDIGTTSRLMLTRASLRDSGNYTCVPNAAMPASVRVHVLTGEQPAAMQTSIASATDVSIVIIIACLIISDILLIRVLNLTQRLTVHRSLS; this is encoded by the exons ATGGCGGCTTTAAATGCAGAGAGAAAGTTTTTGAAtggtttaaaaaatatgaagtCCATCATATTGTTAATATTGCATTTTAGTTGTGGTCTTCAGCATATCATCGCTTCAtcagttttaaatataaatg ACTTGGCGAGTATGGATCGCCCTTTCTTTGACGATATAAGTTCAAGAAATATTTCGGCTGTTGTTGACGAAACTGCAATTTTAAGATGTCGCGTTAAAAACAAAGGAAATCGAACT GTTTCGTGGATGCGCAAACGggatttacatattttgacCACTaacatttatacatatactgGCGATCAACGGTTTTCTGTAATACACCCATCAAATAGTGACGATTGGGacttgaaaattgaatatgcACAGGCTAGAGACAGTGGTATTTACGAATGCCAAGTTAATACTGAACCAAAAATTAACTTGGCCATTATTCTGGAAATAACTG ctGAAAAAGAACTGCGAGAAAGAAGTTCGGGAAAAGTTTACTTTGATTCCAAAG CGCGTGCGAAGATTTTAGGCTCTACAGAAATACACGTAAAACGCGATAGTACTATTGCTTTGGCTTGCTCTGTGAACATTCATGCCTCTTCCGTTCTATG GTATCATGGGTCTGCAATAGTAGACTTTGATTCTCTAAGAGGTGGAATTAGTTTGGAAACTGAAAAGACCGATATAGGTACTACCAGTCGTTTGATGCTAACCCGTGCGTCATTACGAGATTCTGGAAATTATACATGTGTTCCCAATGCGGCCATGCCGGCATCAGTACGAGTTCACGTCTTAACGG gtGAACAGCCCGCAGCAATGCAAACCAGTATTGCGAGTGCTACAGATGTTTCTATAGTAATCATAATAGCGTGTTTGATCATATCAGATATATTGTTAATTCGAGTTTTGAACCTAACACAACGTTTAACTGTTCATCGAAGTTTAAGTTGA